AACCTAATGACATATATATTTATGTTATGTAGTTACTTGTAGTTTATCAAAAATAATAATGCTTTGCGAAACATTTCTCTAAACTTCAGTTTCAATTATTAAATAGGAGGTAAAATTAATTGAAGCATAAAGAAAAAGCGGGACAAGCCCGCTTTCACAAAATTGCATTTTATCGACGTAAGCCGAGTTTAGTAATGATTTCACGGTAGCGTTGTACGTCATTTTCACGTAAGTATTTTAATAAGTTACGACGACGTCCGACCATTTTGAATAAACCGCGACGAGAGTGGTGGTCTTTTTTGTGAACACGTAAATGTTCGTTTAAGTTGTTAATCTCTTCCGTAAGGACAGCGATTTGAACTTCTGGTGAACCAGTATCACTTTCATGAGTACGGTATTCAGCAATGATTTCGTTTTTACGTTCTTGTGTTAGTGCCATCCTATTCACCTCCTAAATTAAAATATCCCCGATTACTGAGCTACTCGTTGGTGATTCGATGTGCCAAGTAATGGTTAAGTGATTTATAAGCAAGTCACTTTAGAAATATTAACACAAAGCTTTTTCCTAT
This window of the Rummeliibacillus pycnus genome carries:
- the rpsO gene encoding 30S ribosomal protein S15, whose translation is MALTQERKNEIIAEYRTHESDTGSPEVQIAVLTEEINNLNEHLRVHKKDHHSRRGLFKMVGRRRNLLKYLRENDVQRYREIITKLGLRR